The segment GCCTCTTTTCGTGCGCGAGAAGGGGCTCTTTTCTATGATTGGAGGGAAATGATGACAAAAATGATTATGAACCAAGAAGAAATTCAACGTGCTATGAATCGGATTGCGTTTGAAATTTTAGAGCGTTTCCATGGTGTTGAGAGTGTTGTGCTCTTAGGTATTGAAACACGAGGTATCGATATTGCAACGCGAATCCAGAAGAAACTTGAAAGCATTGAAGGACCGGTTGAATGCATAAGTTTAAACATCCATGCTTATCGCGATGATGTCCGTTCCAAGCAGGCACTCAAGCGATCGGATGCATTAACACAAAAACATGTGGTTATCGTAGATGATGTTTTATTTACAGGACGAAGTGTTCGCTCATCGATGGATGCGATTATTGATTTAGGGCATCCAGCTTCCATTTCCCTTGCTGTACTTATAGATCGAGGCCATCGCGAGTTACCTATTAGTGCAGACTTTATTGGTAAAAACATTCCAAGTTCACTTAAGGAGCGTATTTACGTTCAAACTGTTGAGACTGATGGAATTGATAGAGTTGTACTTGAAACTACGTAAAAGGAGAATATAATGGAAAACGTAATTATTGCATTAGATTTTGATGGAACGGACGCTGCATTAGCATTTTTAGATTTATTCGAGGGTAAGAACCTCTTTGTGAAAGTGGGAATGGAACTGTATTATCAAAGTGGTCCCTCTATTATTCATGAGATTAAAAAAAGAGGACACAAAATTTTCTTAGATCTTAAACTCCACGATATCCCCAATACTGTTGAGCGAACCATGCGTCGTTTAAAAACAATGGGTGTTGACATGACGAATGTTCATGCAGCGGGCGGTCTTGAAATGATGGAGGCGGCACGACATGGGTTTGGTGATGAGAGTGTATTAATTGCGGTAACACAATTAACATCAACATCGGAATTCCAAATGCAACAAGAACAACTTGTCCATGCATCTTTAAACGATTCGGTACTGCACTATGCTGAGCTAACACAGAGTGCTGGCCTTGATGGTGTGGTGTGTTCTCCACTCGAATCCAAACTGATTCGTGAAACTTTGGGAAATGACTTTTTAACCGTTACACCGGGCATTAGACCAAACGCTGCTGATAAAGGAGATCAAAAAAGGGTAACGACGCCTGCTCAAGCGCGTGCAAATGGTTCAAGCTATATTGTTGTGGGAAGACCCATTACGCAAGCCGAAGATCCTGTCTTAGCATATGAACAGATTGTTGCAGAATGGGAGGTCGCATCATGAATACATCTAAAAAAATAGCACAATATCTTCTTGAAGTAGAAGCTGTAACCTTAAGTCCAGATAATCTTTATACATGGGCAAGTGGAATAAAGAGTCCAATATATTGTGATAACCGAATCACAATGAGTTATCCTCATGTTCGAAAATATATTGCGGAAGCCTTTGCAAAAGCAATTCGTGAAACGTATCCAGAGGTAAATTATATTGTTGGAACTGCAACTGCTGGAATTCCACAAGCATGTTGGGTCGCAGATTTATTAGACAAACCCATGGCTTATGTTCGACCTAAACCGAAAGATCATGGGAAAGGGAAACAAATTGAAGGGATGATTCCAAAAGGTTCAAAAGTTATCGTTATCGAAGACTTGATTTCAACTGGGGGAAGTTGTATCAAGGTTTGTGATGCATTGAAAGATGAAGGAATTGAAGTTCTTTGTGTTTATGCGGTCTTTACTTATGAGCTCCAAAAAGCTCTAGTGGCTTTCAATGAAGCAAAAATCACGTTACATACTTTGTCCAATTACTCAACATTGATTCAAGTAGCACGGGAAATGGAAGCGATAACGGACGAAAACCTATCATTACTCCAAGCTTGGGCTGAAAATCCATCTTCATTTAAATAAAAAACTTAGTATATTTGGAACTGACCTAGTTCCTTGGGACTAAAGAAAAAACCAAGTTAGGATGAAGTTAACCGATAATTTACGGGAGATTGATATCCTAGCTTTTCTTGTATTCGATTTTCATTGTAATATTTTAAATAGTTTATCACAGTTTGTGATACAATTTCAGTAGAACCCTTTAGTTCTGGGTTTAATTCGAATGTTTCACACTTTAGCGAGGCATGAAACGATTCGATAGGAGCATTATCAGCGGGTGTACCCTTACGGGACATACTCATGGTAATGCTTTTATTTTTTACTTTGAGTTGATACTCTTTTGATGTATAGACACTCCCTTGATCAGAATGAAGAATACATGGCTGAACGATATCCGGAAGTTGATTTAATGTATCAACCACACATTCTAGGTTTTGTCTGTCACTCAATGTAGACGCAATAATCTCACCATTATATAAATCCATGATCGTAGATAAATAGAGCATCTTATGGCCATAAGGGATGTAAGTGATATCTGTCACCAATTTCTCTAGAGGACGTAGTGATTTAAAGTCGCGATTAATGATATTGGGCATAATGATCTTCGGATTTTGTTTTCGATACCGTTTGACCTAACACGGCATTGACATTGGTGTTTCTGCATTATCTTTGAACAGTGTTCTTATTGATAATTCTTTCTTTCGAATTAATGCAGTTATTTTCGATATCCATAACGAAATTTATTTTCTTTACAAAGTTCAATTACTAATGCTTCATTGACAGAATAATTATTAGACTCTAGTTGCTCTTTTTTAGTCCAACGGTAATACGTTGACTTAGGTACCCCAAAAAGATTCAAGATATCTTTAAGAGATACAGTGTTGCGATACTCTTCAACGAGCTTGATGATTATTTCAGGAACCACATCCTTTCTCTTCAAATACTTTTAATAGTTCAATTTGTTGCTCCAAAGATTTAATTCTAAGTCTTTGTGTTTCTTCGACCGTGTCTCCTTCAGGCCCTTTTCCAAAAGTATATTGCTTGCCTACAGGTTGAGAAAATCGATAGTGTTCACCATTTCGATACCATCTCCACCATGTTTTGACTTGTGTTACATTTTTTATTCCAAGTTCAGTCTGAATAAACCTGCTTGAGTAGCCTGCCAATTTCATTTCTATAACTTTCATCTTTGTCTCATAGCTATGCATAGTTCGTGTTCCCATATAAAAACCTCCTATATTGAACTATTTTACAATAATTCTCATACAAGAGGTTTTTTTCTTTAGTCCCACGGAACTAGGTCAGTTCCTTCCCTTAAATCGGTGTTTTTATATGTTTAATCATTTTAATATGGGAAATACCTACTTCTTCATATATTTCCCCAGTTATTTCAAATCCTTGTCTCTTATATATGTTCATTGCACTCAGTTGTGCGTTCAATTCAATTTTATCAATCCCATTGTTTTCTGCTTGGATAATTGCATAGCGAACTAGTTTGGAAGCAATTTTTTTATTACGATATGGTTTTAGAACTGCGAGTCTTCCAATTTTCATTGTTCTATCAGAGCAATATAATCGCATTGTACCGATAACGTGATTCTGTTGCATTGCAACTACATGACTAACTTGTTGATGGTCAAGGATGTCAAGTTCATCATATTCTTCTGAAGGGTCAATATTTTGCTCATCTACAAATACTTTTTTACGGACATCAAGATATCTTTTAAACATAGATTCATCTACCTTTTTAATTTTCACTTGTTTATTTCGTTGCTGTTTAAAGAAATCCAACATCAGTTGTTTGGTTTTATCTCCTTGTATTCCCGCAATCACTTCTGGATAGTGGTTATAGCCCTCTATCTTCGTAAAATCGATTACCGACCCTAAACAACCACTTTTAGGTTCTTTTGATCCGTAAACAACGGTACTTACC is part of the Erysipelothrix piscisicarius genome and harbors:
- the pyrE gene encoding orotate phosphoribosyltransferase encodes the protein MNTSKKIAQYLLEVEAVTLSPDNLYTWASGIKSPIYCDNRITMSYPHVRKYIAEAFAKAIRETYPEVNYIVGTATAGIPQACWVADLLDKPMAYVRPKPKDHGKGKQIEGMIPKGSKVIVIEDLISTGGSCIKVCDALKDEGIEVLCVYAVFTYELQKALVAFNEAKITLHTLSNYSTLIQVAREMEAITDENLSLLQAWAENPSSFK
- the pyrF gene encoding orotidine-5'-phosphate decarboxylase, whose product is MENVIIALDFDGTDAALAFLDLFEGKNLFVKVGMELYYQSGPSIIHEIKKRGHKIFLDLKLHDIPNTVERTMRRLKTMGVDMTNVHAAGGLEMMEAARHGFGDESVLIAVTQLTSTSEFQMQQEQLVHASLNDSVLHYAELTQSAGLDGVVCSPLESKLIRETLGNDFLTVTPGIRPNAADKGDQKRVTTPAQARANGSSYIVVGRPITQAEDPVLAYEQIVAEWEVAS
- the tadA gene encoding tRNA adenosine(34) deaminase TadA, giving the protein MEHNKYMDAAYQEALQAYDKEEVPVGAVVVYNNQIIGRGHNVRETQHQPSGHAEIIAMDQAGETLGSWNLEGCTLYVTLEPCAMCTGAIMQSRVSTVVYGSKEPKSGCLGSVIDFTKIEGYNHYPEVIAGIQGDKTKQLMLDFFKQQRNKQVKIKKVDESMFKRYLDVRKKVFVDEQNIDPSEEYDELDILDHQQVSHVVAMQQNHVIGTMRLYCSDRTMKIGRLAVLKPYRNKKIASKLVRYAIIQAENNGIDKIELNAQLSAMNIYKRQGFEITGEIYEEVGISHIKMIKHIKTPI
- the pyrR gene encoding bifunctional pyr operon transcriptional regulator/uracil phosphoribosyltransferase PyrR, whose translation is MTKMIMNQEEIQRAMNRIAFEILERFHGVESVVLLGIETRGIDIATRIQKKLESIEGPVECISLNIHAYRDDVRSKQALKRSDALTQKHVVIVDDVLFTGRSVRSSMDAIIDLGHPASISLAVLIDRGHRELPISADFIGKNIPSSLKERIYVQTVETDGIDRVVLETT